In the Mytilus trossulus isolate FHL-02 chromosome 1, PNRI_Mtr1.1.1.hap1, whole genome shotgun sequence genome, one interval contains:
- the LOC134716105 gene encoding AP-4 complex subunit epsilon-1-like: MSDVVEKTIAALPKIFGENLLGGIGQGVQSPKYLSGLGRCFQTFVRLLHKSKTKNEEDHFIKTQITEIKEQFKYPSTRKDQEKDLLFICVYCQMIGYDVNFAKVKAFNMLAGSDEAMDSKIGWVTANLLLPRNDDTSILATSSMVKNLSSPNLLEVCNVMATVAHFTMPQIIDCVLPYLQKTQSHPRSLVRAKAVMCIYMYYLQVPELFLYEEDSFYKSLCDPDPSVMAAACHIFHELVKKDRKKYLSLVPVLVDILQQIIERKLPSPFEYHSIPSPWLQIKILKILALLGADNQRESEMIYPVLQAVFERTGIKDKMCFAICYECIQTSTSIYPNQELLQTATQAVGNFLRAKDLTLKYIGIKALTGLVRVSQEFSLQYQVIVVKLLDDTDETIQRKTLSLLYNMTNSVNVQPVCDKLLQHMVNSNDPFHKEDLLHKIIELTQKFFKPEVWFVDILFKVLQICPSSSSSMVMNKCIATLRKGITRNTEFCQHLVKKSIECLFREDLLEDMVKLASWIIGQEAELLKNMPKDKLMALFTKQLSRQHITVMTKLWLTNALMNLVTSNVLMTDTIAEPVEQLVNTMDDLIIVEKLQELVGMSNLKPEISKPKIETMDFTLSFLDNYVSKSLKNGAQPYRPKNMRSKQTQQEQGVTELFKGIQNQGKMDILSRLGEDVASSGGTSLTASDSVSKLPAVKKVWGKEGRIVDTKETEKEEEDHITEVDRNRQQMVSALFGGIMPGQVETRVEQEPDPFFTEEDNFDIKSAQPLTNMDNGGWRQLHQSSVENSPNKNISSDNVKLLDDLSLSKTQYSENYTGESFVAVQTYSKHHIDNDSFDKHLSDTDLLPSGSGGSLYEDFIDDVKIKVEKSRYSDSLQTLYDDDSVS, from the exons ATGTCAGATGTTGTAGAGAAAACTATTGCCGCTTTACCTAAAATATTTGGTGAAAACTTGTTGGGAGGAATTGGTCAGGGTGTTCAAAGTCCAAAATATTTATCAGGGCTTGGTCGGTGTTTTCAGACATTTGTTCGTTTGTTACATAAATCTAAAACGAAAAAT GAAGAAGACCACTTTATTAAGACTCAAATCACAGAAATCAAAGAGCAATTTAAATATCCATCAACCAGAAAG gaCCAAGAGAAAGATCTGTTATTTATATGTGTGTATTGCCAAATGATTGGGTATGATGTTAACTTTGCCAAAGTAAAGGCATTTAATATGCTTGCTGGATCTGATGAGGCAATGGATTCAAAAATAG GATGGGTAACTGCTAATCTGCTGCTTCCAAGAAATGATGACACTTCAATACTGGCTACATCTTCAATGgtaaag aatTTATCAAGTCCAAATTTATTGGAAGTGTGTAATGTCATGGCAACAGTGGCACATTTTACAATGCCACAGATAATAGATTGTGTACTGCCATATTTACAGAAAACACAGAGTCATCCGAG GTCTCTTGTGAGAGCTAAGGCTGTCATGTGTATCTATATGTACTACCTTCAAGTTccagaattatttttgtatgagGAAGACAGTTTCTATAAGAGTTTGTGTGATCCAGATCCTAGTGTCATGGCTGCAGCATGTCATATATTTCATGAGCTTGTCAAA aaagacagaaaaaagtatttgagcTTAGTTCCTGTTCTAGTCGACATTCTACAGCAGATAATAGAAAGAAAACTGCCCTCTCCTTTTGAATATCACAGTATCCCATCACCATGGTTACAAATCAAGATACTTAAAATCCTGGCATTATTAGGAGCTGATAATCAAAG agAAAGTGAAATGATTTACCCAGTACTGCAAGCAGTGTTTGAGAGAACTGGTATTAAAGACAAAATGTGTTTTG cAATATGTTATGAGTGTATACAGACAAGTACATCTATATACCCTAACCAAGAATTACTTCAGACAGCCACTCAGGCTGTAGGGAATTTCCTTAGAGCAAAAGACTTAACACTAAAATACATTG GAATAAAGGCTTTAACTGGTTTGGTCAGAGTCAGTCAGGAGTTTTCATTACAATACCAAGTGATAGTTGTAAAACTTTTAGATGATACAGATGAAACTATCCAAAGAAAA ACACTATCCCTACTATACAACATGACAAACTCAGTGAATGTACAACCAGTATGTGATAAACtcttacaacacatggtcaaCAGTAATGATCCATTCCATAAGGAAGATTTATTACACAAGATCATAGAACTTACTCAAAA attttttaaaccAGAAGTTTGGTTTGTGGATATTCTGTTTAAAGTTTTACAAATCTGTCCTAGTTCCTCATCATCCATGGTAATGAATAAATGTATTGCCACATTAAGGAAAG GAATAACAAGGAACACTGAATTTTGTCAACATTTAGTAAAGAAATCTATTGAATGTTTATTCAGGGAAGATTTACTCGAAGATATGGTGAAACTTGCATCCTGG ATAATTGGACAGGAAGCGGAATTACTTAAAAATATGCCAAAAGATAAACTTatggctttgtttacaaagcagTTGTCAAGACAACATATTACTGTCATGACCAAATTGTGGCTTACAAATGCCTTGATGAATCTGGTTACTTCAAACGTATTGATGACTGATACAATAGCAGAACCTGTAGAACAACTAGTGAACACAATGGATGATCTTATAATTGTAGAG aagTTGCAAGAGTTAGTTGGAATGAGTAATTTGAAGCCagaaatatcaaaaccaaagaTTGAAACG ATGGACTTCACTTTGTCTTTTCTGGATAACTATGTGTCAAAGTCCCTAAAGAATGGAGCCCAACCCTATAGACCTAAAAATATGAGATCTAAACAGACACAACAAGAACAag gTGTGACAGAACTATTTAAAGGTATTCAGAATCAAGGAAAAATGGACATTTTGAGTAGACTTGGAGAGGATGTCGCAAGCTCTGGTGGTACATCTCTCACTGCAAG TGATTCAGTGTCAAAATTACCAGCAGTGAAGAAGGTATGGGGAAAGGAAGGAAGGATTgtagataccaaagagacagaAAAAGAGGAAGAAGATCATATAACAGAAGTAGATAGAAATAGGCAACAAATGGTCTCTGCTTTGTTTGGTGGCATAATGCCAGGACAG GTTGAAACGAGAGTAGAACAAGAACCTGATCCTTTTTTCACAGAAGAGGACAATTTTGATATCAAAAGTGCACAGCCATTAACAAATATGGATAATGGAGGATGGAGACAACTTCACCAGTCATCAGTTGAAAATTCacctaataaaaatatttctagtGACAATGTTAAACTATTGGATGATTTAAGCCTCAGTAAAACTCAGTATTCAGAAAATTATACTGGAGAATCATTTGTGGCAGTGCAGACCTATTCTAAGCATCACATTGACAATGATTcttttgataaacatttaagTGATACAGACTTATTACCATCTGGAAGTGGAGGAAGTCTATATGAGGATTTTATAGACGATGTCAAAATCAAAGTTGAAAAGTCAAGATACTCGGATTCCTTACAAACTTTATATGATGATGATAGTGTATCATAA
- the LOC134706761 gene encoding uncharacterized protein LOC134706761 — translation MKESVLGLPPFINGTFSTDYDLELIRYLYSVPAPVIISITFCFTIVYIVLSNYVTDRRSATTVQKNGIVISNTLLVLCQYPVFIYFFATDDLLGPATIGWCNTYRIMGYVLPAIFHTTSLWQIIFYGIQRFQCLQHPFKALTWYAKINRFFKLTILIFVCSFLVHCYKLFDFVNQPANPCDFQYRDAFNSRKYEEFYVWFCAIVVHLVPCVLMSMLTIILVYVNMKMYFQQKKVLINNPEHLQRNWKYTLQEGQSIGLLILTLCVEWPLTIYIFSNSTVQDSLLITPLNSFPICIHFAMIVSYSLYLPMFLIMNHDMRSTFYLIISDIRKTLCPTRRQDENELENLNPNQF, via the coding sequence atgaaagaaaGTGTACTTGGATTACCCCCTTTTATAAATGGAACCTTTTCAACGGACTATGATTTAGAACTAATTAGATACCTGTATAGTGTACCTGCTCCAGTGATTATAtcaattacattttgttttaccaTTGTATATATTGTGTTATCTAACTATGTGACAGACCGTCGATCAGCAACAACTGTTCAGAAAAATGGGATTGTAATATCTAACACGTTACTGGTATTGTGTCAATATCCAGTCTTTATTTACTTCTTTGCCACAGATGATCTGTTAGGACCAGCCACCATTGGTTGGTGCAATACCTACAGAATCATGGGATATGTTCTCCCAGCCATATTTCACACGACCAGTTTATGGCAGATTATATTTTATGGAATACAGCGATTTCAGTGTTTACAACATCCATTTAAAGCATTAACATGGTACGCCAAAATCAACCGATTTTTCAAGTTAACCATTCTCATATTTGTTTGCTCTTTTCTTGTTCATTGTTACAAATTGTTTGACTTTGTCAACCAACCAGCAAACCCTTGTGATTTTCAATACAGAGATGCATTCAATAGTAGGAAGTATGAAGAATTTTATGTCTGGTTTTGTGCTATTGTGGTGCACCTGGTTCCCTGTGTGCTTATGTCCATGCTAACTATAATTCTTGTTTATGTTAATATGAAGATgtattttcaacaaaagaaaGTCCTCATTAACAATCCAGAACATTTACAAAGGAACTGGAAATACACATTACAAGAGGGTCAATCTATAGGACTTTTAATATTAACGTTATGTGTAGAATGGCCATTGACGATTTATATATTCTCCAATTCTACAGTGCAAGACTCATTACTTATTACTCCTCTGAATTCATTCcctatatgtatacattttgcTATGATAGTTAGTTACTCATTATATTTGccaatgtttttaattatgaaCCATGATATGCGGTccacattttatttaataatctCTGATATTAGAAAAACACTGTGTCCGACAAGAAGACAAGATGAGAATGAACTTGAGAATTTGAATCCAAATCaattttga
- the LOC134724101 gene encoding probable E3 ubiquitin-protein ligase MID2 produces MASKLPSSRSKSTLSITSKVITLQTSDEACGPCKRDSSEDYAFCWCIDCAEGLCSDCEKHHKKSKTSITHRLIPLLKLKDISDFLRNFTQTCCDHTGGSFTFYCKSHDKLCCPGCVTIHQKECHEIITLGEASVDAKKNGKIEDLGLRMKEALTTLNELENHKKENIGMINAQRNGIRTTLSEMRRKVNDYLDSLEMRIEEKLLQAHKECIEKLQTQTKDLEKRTETLKTWQSDITMVKDFGSDIHSFVMSKSLENLMTELETFNKKSTENFVGLNLSFVTSTTFENLQNTVHALGEISVNKSSTELIITPRKSARIKSKLVVK; encoded by the coding sequence ATGGCAAGCAAACTTCCTTCTTCACGTTCCAAATCTACTTTGTCAATTACCAGTAAAGTAATCACTTTACAAACATCTGACGAAGCATGTGGACCTTGCAAGAGGGATAGTAGTGAAGACTATGCTTTCTGTTGGTGCATTGATTGTGCTGAAGGACTGTGTTCAGACTGTGAGAAACATCATAAGAAGTCAAAGACAAGTATTACACACAGGCTCATACCGTTACTGAAACTAAAGGATATAAGTGACTTTTTAAGAAACTTTACACAAACATGTTGTGACCATACTGGAGgaagttttacattttactgtaaaagtCATGACAAATTGTGTTGTCCGGGTTGTGTAACAATTCATCAGAAGGAATGCCATGAAATCATTACCCTTGGAGAGGCCTCTGTTGACGCAAAGAAGAACGGAAAGATCGAGGACTTAGGACTGCGAATGAAAGAGGCACTAACAACGTTAAACGAGTTAGAAAATcacaagaaagaaaatattggAATGATAAATGCACAGAGAAATGGAATCAGAACAACATTAAGTGAAATGAGGCGAAAAGTTAATGATTATTTAGATTCACTGGAAATGAGAATTGAAGAAAAACTATTACAAGCTCATAAAGAGTGTATAGAAAAACTACAAACCCAAACAAAAGACTTGGAAAAGAGAACAGAAACATTGAAAACCTGGCAAAGCGATATCACCATGGTGAAGGATTTTGGATCAGACATACATTCATTTGTAATGTCCAAAAGTCTGGAGAATCTTATGACAGAATTGGaaactttcaataaaaaatcaacTGAGAACTTTGTAGGACTGAATCTGTCGTTTGTTACTTCAACAACATTCGAAAACTTGCAAAATACTGTTCATGCATTGGGTGAAATTTCAGTTAACAAATCCTCGACTGAGTTGATCATCACACCCAGAAAGTCTGCAcgaataaaaagtaaactagTTGTCAAGTAG